From Euwallacea similis isolate ESF13 chromosome 11, ESF131.1, whole genome shotgun sequence, the proteins below share one genomic window:
- the Idgf4 gene encoding chitinase-like protein Idgf4 isoform X1, with the protein MGSVKTVFLAIFALAISSTESATDSKVVCYYNSQAFNRPGNGKFDLAFIDPALQFCTHLIYGYAGIKEENNNIIPLDESLDINKQNYKHVTDLKRRFPGLRVLLSVGGNQDISGEDSDKNLKYRTLLESVETRLSFVNSAHNLVKTYGFDGLDLAWEFPETKPKKIRNKISSWFVNLKHKIVGESVVDEKAEEHKEQFIALVREIKNVFRHDGLLLTVSQLPNVNSTVYFDPRQLSPNVDFVTLQAFDYRTPERNPKELDFPAPLYELLDRKHDENVDYQVRYWLSHGLPANKLILGIPTFGRAWKLNEDSGLTGVPPLETDGPADPSQYTNVAGLLSYPEICNKIANAKEIQAGYLGKLRKVNDPTKRYEQEYEYWNVSDVTNRYGSYAFRLPDSNGENGIWVGFEDPDTAGNKASYAKAKGLGGIALLDITLDDFRGTCTSDHFPLLRASKYRL; encoded by the exons ATGGGGAGCGTAAAAACTGTCTTCTTAGCAATTTTCGCCCTAGCCATCAGTAGTACCGAATCTGCGACCGATAGTAAAGTTGTGTGCTATTACAACAGTCAGGCCTTCAATAGACCAG gaaatggaaaatttgacTTGGCCTTCATCGACCCAGCGCTCCAATTCTGCACCCATCTAATATACGGCTATGCCGGAATCAAAGAGGAAAACAACAATATAATTCCTCTTGATGAGTCCCTGGATATCAATAAGCAGAACTACAAACATGTGACTGACTTGAAGCGAAGATTCCCAGGTTTAAGGGTGCTCTTGTCCGTGGGGGGCAATCAGGACATCTCTGGCGAGGACAGCGATAAGAATTTAAAGTACAGAACTTTG TTAGAATCAGTGGAAACTCGTCTGTCCTTTGTCAATTCTGCCCATAATCTCGTAAAAACCTATGGTTTCGATGGACTCGACCTCGCTTGGGAATTCCCcgaaacaaaaccaaaaaaaatccGTAACAAAATCT CTTCGTGGTTTGTCAACttgaaacataaaattgtTGGCGAATCTGTAGTGGATGAGAAGGCTGAAGAACACAAGGAGCAGTTTATAGCTTTGGTCAGAGAGATCAAGAACGTCTTCAGGCACGACGGGCTCTTGCTCACAGTTTCACAGCTACCCAACGTAAACAGCACCG TGTACTTTGATCCTCGCCAACTCTCCCCAAACGTCGACTTTGTCACTCTTCAGGCTTTTGATTATCGCACCCCGGAGCGCAATCCTAAAGAGCTGGACTTCCCAGCACCTTTATACGAGCTCCTGGACCGAAAACATGACGAGAATGTTGATTATCAAGTTAGATACTG GTTGAGTCATGGTTTACCAGCCAACAAGCTCATTCTGGGTATTCCGACCTTTGGCCGCGCATGGAAATTGAATGAAGATTCCGGGCTCACCGGTGTTCCTCCACTAGAAACGGACGGTCCAGCGGATCCTAGTCAATATACTAACGTGGCTGGCTTGCTAAGCTATCCCGAAATTTGCAACAAAATCGCCAATGCGAAGGAAATTCAGGCCGGATATCTTGGAAAACTAAGGAAGGTTAACGACCCCACTAAAAGATACG AACAAGAATATGAGTATTGGAATGTTAGCGATGTTACTAATAGATATG gtTCTTACGCCTTCCGTCTTCCCGATTCCAATGGAGAGAATGGTATCTGGGTAGGATTCGAGGATCCAGACACTGCTGGCAATAAAGCTAGTTATGCCAAAGCTAAAGGGCTCGGAGGAATCGCCTTACTCGA
- the Idgf4 gene encoding chitinase-like protein Idgf4 isoform X2, with amino-acid sequence MGSVKTVFLAIFALAISSTESATDSKVVCYYNSQAFNRPGNGKFDLAFIDPALQFCTHLIYGYAGIKEENNNIIPLDESLDINKQNYKHVTDLKRRFPGLRVLLSVGGNQDISGEDSDKNLKYRTLLESVETRLSFVNSAHNLVKTYGFDGLDLAWEFPETKPKKIRNKISSWFVNLKHKIVGESVVDEKAEEHKEQFIALVREIKNVFRHDGLLLTVSQLPNVNSTVYFDPRQLSPNVDFVTLQAFDYRTPERNPKELDFPAPLYELLDRKHDENVDYQVRYWLSHGLPANKLILGIPTFGRAWKLNEDSGLTGVPPLETDGPADPSQYTNVAGLLSYPEICNKIANAKEIQAGYLGKLRKVNDPTKRYGSYAFRLPDSNGENGIWVGFEDPDTAGNKASYAKAKGLGGIALLDITLDDFRGTCTSDHFPLLRASKYRL; translated from the exons ATGGGGAGCGTAAAAACTGTCTTCTTAGCAATTTTCGCCCTAGCCATCAGTAGTACCGAATCTGCGACCGATAGTAAAGTTGTGTGCTATTACAACAGTCAGGCCTTCAATAGACCAG gaaatggaaaatttgacTTGGCCTTCATCGACCCAGCGCTCCAATTCTGCACCCATCTAATATACGGCTATGCCGGAATCAAAGAGGAAAACAACAATATAATTCCTCTTGATGAGTCCCTGGATATCAATAAGCAGAACTACAAACATGTGACTGACTTGAAGCGAAGATTCCCAGGTTTAAGGGTGCTCTTGTCCGTGGGGGGCAATCAGGACATCTCTGGCGAGGACAGCGATAAGAATTTAAAGTACAGAACTTTG TTAGAATCAGTGGAAACTCGTCTGTCCTTTGTCAATTCTGCCCATAATCTCGTAAAAACCTATGGTTTCGATGGACTCGACCTCGCTTGGGAATTCCCcgaaacaaaaccaaaaaaaatccGTAACAAAATCT CTTCGTGGTTTGTCAACttgaaacataaaattgtTGGCGAATCTGTAGTGGATGAGAAGGCTGAAGAACACAAGGAGCAGTTTATAGCTTTGGTCAGAGAGATCAAGAACGTCTTCAGGCACGACGGGCTCTTGCTCACAGTTTCACAGCTACCCAACGTAAACAGCACCG TGTACTTTGATCCTCGCCAACTCTCCCCAAACGTCGACTTTGTCACTCTTCAGGCTTTTGATTATCGCACCCCGGAGCGCAATCCTAAAGAGCTGGACTTCCCAGCACCTTTATACGAGCTCCTGGACCGAAAACATGACGAGAATGTTGATTATCAAGTTAGATACTG GTTGAGTCATGGTTTACCAGCCAACAAGCTCATTCTGGGTATTCCGACCTTTGGCCGCGCATGGAAATTGAATGAAGATTCCGGGCTCACCGGTGTTCCTCCACTAGAAACGGACGGTCCAGCGGATCCTAGTCAATATACTAACGTGGCTGGCTTGCTAAGCTATCCCGAAATTTGCAACAAAATCGCCAATGCGAAGGAAATTCAGGCCGGATATCTTGGAAAACTAAGGAAGGTTAACGACCCCACTAAAAGATACG gtTCTTACGCCTTCCGTCTTCCCGATTCCAATGGAGAGAATGGTATCTGGGTAGGATTCGAGGATCCAGACACTGCTGGCAATAAAGCTAGTTATGCCAAAGCTAAAGGGCTCGGAGGAATCGCCTTACTCGA